In Rutidosis leptorrhynchoides isolate AG116_Rl617_1_P2 chromosome 2, CSIRO_AGI_Rlap_v1, whole genome shotgun sequence, one genomic interval encodes:
- the LOC139890444 gene encoding centromere protein C, translating into MARKQNLNHVDPFNQQSTVYLFPQTLPDAKAAVKSNDLEEFHQYMNSLASQVPDKHFEEAKLIVDGGSDLLNTKESDDNTKENKDPLKKRPALARRRAKFSLKPDTSQPTTIAEPSFQFDSSQDPEEFFAAYDRFENAKKEMKRQRGEDLNEDIILVTTRQRRPEIPRRKSVYQHHVYSSQPETVPSFDQEPQGNTGSQSQQTHPSQQESVTANCKSNEKEVSATVDTDKLFNELMSSNIASLDENDATSLLNDCLNIKDVDVDTLRLPDFHDIPKVFQPSSVISIKDQSILSDTRALSDSLRGIAPGNQKSSFDSSFLASPKPPRSPFLAISALGKSLSKSVESNDPYSPRDTDLHPARTSEIIGEHATHVSNEMGVPVADSADLLEQNEVTEAPVHDVLQKVSDEVPIILEDNHEGAVSGIQTDEGLQTNSEEMVQKVGSAIKQNITVEDVGDDDHFQGVQDMEENVENVKENEESLTDSEVNVEVPTIKEIQSHVQSAQTDADSANKHDASRPVQTDDNSAQKEQLRTSVVKRKKSIPKRKVNKNKRRQAAQTDVDSANERDASIPAQNSDIVPEQHNEEQLRTSMDKRKKSIPKRKVDKKKRPQIPSAQTEDDSANERDASIPAQDSDIIPEEHNEEQLRTSVDKRKKSIAKREDKKKRRQSLAGAGSNWTTGIRRSSRIRTKPLEYWNGERVLYARVHNSLPTVIGVKYLDPTTDKDGKKPSFKVESYVSDQYKELVELTALH; encoded by the exons ATGGCTCGAAAGCAAAACTTAAATCATGTAGATCCGTTTAATCAACAGTCTACGGTCTATCTATTTCCACAAACATTGCCTGATGCAAAAGCTGCGGTGAAATCTAACGATCTCGAAGAGTTTCATCAGTATATGAATTCATTG GCATCGCAAGTCCCTGATAAGCACTTTGAGGAAGCAAAATTAATTGTGGATGGTGGTTCAGATTTACTGAACACCAAGGAAAGTGACGATAATACAAAAGAAAATAAAGACCCTCTGAAGAAAAGACCTGCTCTAGCCCGGAGGCGTGCTAAGTTCTCTTTGAAGCCTGATACAAG CCAGCCTACTACTATCGCGGAACCAAGTTTTCAATTTGATAGCTCGCAGGACCCAGAAGAATTTTTTGCAGCCTATGATAGGTTTGAAA ATGCCAAAAAAGAAATGAAGAGGCAGAGAGGTGAAGATTTGAATGAGGACATAATTCTTGTTACGACCAGGCAACGTCGTCCTGAGATACCCcg GAGAAAATCTGTTTATCAGCATCATGTATATTCTAGTCAGCCTGAAACTGTTCCTTCATTTGATCAAGAACCGCAAGGTAATACTGGCAGCCAAAGCCAACAAACTCACCCTTCACAACAAGAATCTGTCACTGCCAACTGCAAATCTAATGAAAAGGAAGTATCTG CAACAGTGGACACAGACAAGCTTTTTAATGAACTAATGTCAAGTAATATAGCCAGTTTGGATGAAAATGACGCAACGTCTCTTTTGAATGATTGTTTGAATATCAAAGATGTTGATGTAGACACTTTACGGCTTCCTGATTTTCATGATATTCCTAAAGTTTTTCAGCCTTCTTCTGTCATTTCAATAAAAGACCAGAGCATATTATCTGATACGCGTGCTTTGTCAGATAGTTTAAGAGGGATAGCACCCGGGAATCAGAAATCATCATTTGACAGCTCATTTCTAGCTTCGCCCAAACCACCTAGGAGTCCATTTTTGGCAATTTCAGCGCTTGGAAAAAGTTTGTCTAAATCAGTCGAATCAAATGATCCATACTCTCCCCGTGATACGGATTTGCATCCTGCCAGAACTTCTGAAATTATTGGCGAACACGCGACTCATGTCAGCAACGAGATGGGGGTCCCGGTTGCTGACTCAGCAGACTTGTTAGAGCAAAACGAAGTAACAGAAGCTCCTGTTCATGATGTTTTGCAGAAGGTTTCAGATGAAGTTCCAATTATATTAGAGGATAATCATGAGGGTGCAGTCTCTGGTATTCAAACAGACGAAGGCTTACAAACAAAT TCTGAAGAGATGGTGCAAAAAGTAGGATCtgctattaaacaaaatattactgTTGAGGATGTTGGCGATGATGATCATTTCCAGGGTGTACAAGATATGGAGGAGAAT GTTGAAAATGTAAAAGAAAACGAGGAGTCGTTGACTGACTCAGAAGTAAACGTTGAGGTCCCTACGATAAAGGAAATTCAAAGCCATGTTCAGTCAG CTCAAACAGATGCTGATTCGGCCAATAAACATGATGCAAGCAGACCTGTTCAAACAGATGATAATTCTGCTCAGAAA GAGCAGCTGAGGACCTCAGTGGTTAAAAGAAAGAAGTCCATACCAAAACGTAAAGTTAATAAGAACAAGAGGCGTCAAGCAG CCCAAACAGATGTTGATTCTGCCAATGAACGTGATGCGAGCATACCTGCTCAGAATTCTGATATTGTTCCGGAACAACATAATGAg GAGCAGTTGAGGACCTCGATGGATAAAAGAAAGAAGTCCATACCAAAACGTAAAGTTGATAAGAAAAAGAGGCCTCAGATCCCATCAG CTCAAACAGAAGATGATTCTGCTAATGAACGTGATGCAAGCATACCTGCTCAGGATTCTGATATTATTCCAGAAGAACATAATGAG GAGCAGTTGAGGACCTCGGTAGATAAAAGAAAGAAGTCTATAGCAAAACGTGAAGATAAGAAAAAGAGGCGTCAGAGCCTAGCAG GGGCTGGGAGTAACTGGACAACTGGTATCAGACGCAGTAGCCGAATCAGAACGAAACCCTTGGAATATTGGAATGGAGAAAGAGTATTGTACGCTAGAGTTCATAACA GTCTGCCGACAGTAATTGGTGTGAAGTACCTTGACCCTACAACAGACAAAGATGGGAAAAAACCTAGTTTCAAGGTGGAATCATATGTTTCCGATCAATACAAAGAACTTGTTGAGTTAACAGCTCTACATTAA
- the LOC139894161 gene encoding protein MLN51 homolog isoform X2: MAVTEEDEYESDPEQTKLSLQMRRRVEASDDENEDSDSRNIGSRVSDYESDEQGAPAEYDDDDDDDDVNDDDVNDDVESELDEEVVIVEEDKEYVVEQVVENMNGSEAGEGEKGKKENEPFAVPTAGAFYMHDDRFRGISGRGRGRGGGNRRNLGGNKLWETRDDKKWGHDKFEELTTQERPYFENRRGSRGRNRGRGRYQGQNREYSHGNRPKPQDNNYQNSEPKFVRGKGPRRYRPVTKNNAEASSNNRRPLKSLEKGSHTSTGKASYAATSTSESAQIPSGKNSFASRLNYASPPFYPSGSSNQEANLGQKRNTQTGHFSQSSNMQRKSVPDSLGMEKLYINDTVSSHSGKHLNKGRSQAGQTLLGQRTYQPVPPHNQGNRHPLPKVSSPPKVPGPTQFVESKDVSSSLESNNSKMALVGKGKGGVQGNAMGSFPYGGNHGDQNFTGAPRFLPGQHPGGMGVPAVGMAFPGYVGQPNGIGNSEMTWLPVLAGAARGLGASGGLGGAYGSPYMTMDGAYHAQTSFMPPASSKENLIEPGNNVKPFQRSELVNDESSGQRLNKARRQVRIWIHHLHFTIIKFFISIYMLIYCDCL; this comes from the exons ATGGCCGTTACTGAAGAAGATGAATACGAGAGTGATCCGGAGCAAACTAAGCTTTCACTACAGATGCGAAGAAGAGTTGAAGCTAGTGATGATGAGAACGAAGACAGTGATTCGAGAAACATCGGTTCTAGGGTTTCGGATTACGAATCGGATGAACAAGGTGCGCCTGctgagtatgatgatgatgatgatgatgatgatgttaatgatgatgacgtTAATGATGACGTGGAGTCTGAATTAGATGAGGAAGTTGTTATTGTAGAAGAGGATAAGGAGTATGTGGTAGAACAAGTGGTGGAAAATATGAATGGAAGTGAGGCAGGGGAAGGTGAAAAGGGGAAGAAGGAGAACGAGCCGTTTGCAGTGCCAACTGCTGGTGCGTTTTATATGCATGATGATCGGTTTCGAGGTATTAGCGGTCGTGGCCGTGGTCGAGGCGGTGGAAACAG GCGAAATCTAGGGGGAAACAAGTTGTGGGAGACAAGAGATGACAAAAAGTGGGGACATGACAAGTTTGAGGAGTTGACTACGCAAGAGAGGCCGTATTTTGAG AATAGGAGAGGGTCTAGGGGTCGCAATCGAGGTCGTGGTAGATACCAAGGGCAAAATCGTGAATACTCACATGGAAACAGGCCTAAACCACAAGacaataactatcagaatagtgaACCCAAATTTGTGAGAGGCAAAGGCCCTAGAAGGTATCGACCTGTTACAAAGAATAATGCTGAAGCTTCTTCAAATAATCGACG GCCTTTGAAGTCCCTTGAGAAAGGTTCTCATACAAGTACAGGAAAAGCTTCATATGCGGCCACATCAACATCAGAATCTGCTCAAATTCCATCTGGAAAAAACTCATTTGCATCAAGATTGAATTATGCTTCCCCACCGTTTTACCCATCTGGTTCATCCAATCAAGAAGCTAACTTGGGTCAGAAAAGAAACACCCAAACTGGACATTTTTCTCAATCCAGCAATATGCAAAGAAAGAGTGTTCCCGACTCGTTAGGTATGGAAAAGCTATATATAAATGATACAGTTTCATCTCATTCTGGGAAACACTTGAACAAAGGAAGAAGCCAGGCTGGTCAAACTTTGTTGGGTCAAAGGACATATCAACCCGTGCCACCTCACAATCAAGGAAACAGGCATCCTTTACCTAAAGTATCTTCCCCACCAAAAGTACCGGGTCCCACACAATTTGTTGAGTCTAAAGATGTTTCATCTTCTCTGGAATCAAACAACTCAAAGATGGCATTGGTGGGAAAAGGAAAGGGCGGTGTTCAGGGGAATGCAATGGGCTCGTTTCCTTATGGTGGTAATCATGGCGATCAAAATTTCACTGGTGCTCCTAGATTTCTGCCAG GTCAACATCCTGGTGGCATGGGTGTTCCTGCTGTTGGCATGGCTTTCCCTGGATATGTTGGTCAACCAAATGGGATAGGAAACTCAGAGATGACATG GTTACCTGTTTTGGCTGGTGCTGCTAGAGGCTTAGGTGCAAGTGGAGGCCTAGGTGGGGCTTATGGATCACCGTATATGACAATGGATGGTGCTTATCATGCTCAAACATCCTTTATGCCTCCTGCTTCTAG CAAAGAGAACCTAATTGAACCTGGCAATAATGTGAAACCTTTCCAGAGATCTG AGCTTGTTAATGATGAGTCATCAGGGCAACGTCTAAATAAAGCTCGCAGGCAAGTCCGGATATGGATCCATCACCTCCATTTTACTATCattaaattcttcatctccatatatATGCTTATATACTGTGATTGCCTTTAA
- the LOC139894161 gene encoding protein MLN51 homolog isoform X1 has product MAVTEEDEYESDPEQTKLSLQMRRRVEASDDENEDSDSRNIGSRVSDYESDEQGAPAEYDDDDDDDDVNDDDVNDDVESELDEEVVIVEEDKEYVVEQVVENMNGSEAGEGEKGKKENEPFAVPTAGAFYMHDDRFRGISGRGRGRGGGNRRNLGGNKLWETRDDKKWGHDKFEELTTQERPYFENRRGSRGRNRGRGRYQGQNREYSHGNRPKPQDNNYQNSEPKFVRGKGPRRYRPVTKNNAEASSNNRRPLKSLEKGSHTSTGKASYAATSTSESAQIPSGKNSFASRLNYASPPFYPSGSSNQEANLGQKRNTQTGHFSQSSNMQRKSVPDSLGMEKLYINDTVSSHSGKHLNKGRSQAGQTLLGQRTYQPVPPHNQGNRHPLPKVSSPPKVPGPTQFVESKDVSSSLESNNSKMALVGKGKGGVQGNAMGSFPYGGNHGDQNFTGAPRFLPVMQFAGQHPGGMGVPAVGMAFPGYVGQPNGIGNSEMTWLPVLAGAARGLGASGGLGGAYGSPYMTMDGAYHAQTSFMPPASSKENLIEPGNNVKPFQRSELVNDESSGQRLNKARRQVRIWIHHLHFTIIKFFISIYMLIYCDCL; this is encoded by the exons ATGGCCGTTACTGAAGAAGATGAATACGAGAGTGATCCGGAGCAAACTAAGCTTTCACTACAGATGCGAAGAAGAGTTGAAGCTAGTGATGATGAGAACGAAGACAGTGATTCGAGAAACATCGGTTCTAGGGTTTCGGATTACGAATCGGATGAACAAGGTGCGCCTGctgagtatgatgatgatgatgatgatgatgatgttaatgatgatgacgtTAATGATGACGTGGAGTCTGAATTAGATGAGGAAGTTGTTATTGTAGAAGAGGATAAGGAGTATGTGGTAGAACAAGTGGTGGAAAATATGAATGGAAGTGAGGCAGGGGAAGGTGAAAAGGGGAAGAAGGAGAACGAGCCGTTTGCAGTGCCAACTGCTGGTGCGTTTTATATGCATGATGATCGGTTTCGAGGTATTAGCGGTCGTGGCCGTGGTCGAGGCGGTGGAAACAG GCGAAATCTAGGGGGAAACAAGTTGTGGGAGACAAGAGATGACAAAAAGTGGGGACATGACAAGTTTGAGGAGTTGACTACGCAAGAGAGGCCGTATTTTGAG AATAGGAGAGGGTCTAGGGGTCGCAATCGAGGTCGTGGTAGATACCAAGGGCAAAATCGTGAATACTCACATGGAAACAGGCCTAAACCACAAGacaataactatcagaatagtgaACCCAAATTTGTGAGAGGCAAAGGCCCTAGAAGGTATCGACCTGTTACAAAGAATAATGCTGAAGCTTCTTCAAATAATCGACG GCCTTTGAAGTCCCTTGAGAAAGGTTCTCATACAAGTACAGGAAAAGCTTCATATGCGGCCACATCAACATCAGAATCTGCTCAAATTCCATCTGGAAAAAACTCATTTGCATCAAGATTGAATTATGCTTCCCCACCGTTTTACCCATCTGGTTCATCCAATCAAGAAGCTAACTTGGGTCAGAAAAGAAACACCCAAACTGGACATTTTTCTCAATCCAGCAATATGCAAAGAAAGAGTGTTCCCGACTCGTTAGGTATGGAAAAGCTATATATAAATGATACAGTTTCATCTCATTCTGGGAAACACTTGAACAAAGGAAGAAGCCAGGCTGGTCAAACTTTGTTGGGTCAAAGGACATATCAACCCGTGCCACCTCACAATCAAGGAAACAGGCATCCTTTACCTAAAGTATCTTCCCCACCAAAAGTACCGGGTCCCACACAATTTGTTGAGTCTAAAGATGTTTCATCTTCTCTGGAATCAAACAACTCAAAGATGGCATTGGTGGGAAAAGGAAAGGGCGGTGTTCAGGGGAATGCAATGGGCTCGTTTCCTTATGGTGGTAATCATGGCGATCAAAATTTCACTGGTGCTCCTAGATTTCTGCCAG TTATGCAATTTGCAGGTCAACATCCTGGTGGCATGGGTGTTCCTGCTGTTGGCATGGCTTTCCCTGGATATGTTGGTCAACCAAATGGGATAGGAAACTCAGAGATGACATG GTTACCTGTTTTGGCTGGTGCTGCTAGAGGCTTAGGTGCAAGTGGAGGCCTAGGTGGGGCTTATGGATCACCGTATATGACAATGGATGGTGCTTATCATGCTCAAACATCCTTTATGCCTCCTGCTTCTAG CAAAGAGAACCTAATTGAACCTGGCAATAATGTGAAACCTTTCCAGAGATCTG AGCTTGTTAATGATGAGTCATCAGGGCAACGTCTAAATAAAGCTCGCAGGCAAGTCCGGATATGGATCCATCACCTCCATTTTACTATCattaaattcttcatctccatatatATGCTTATATACTGTGATTGCCTTTAA